The DNA sequence CCTCGACAATCTCCACAACAAAGGGCACGTCACGCGCGAGAAGGTGGGGCGGGCGTTCCGCTACCGAGCGGCCGAAACGCGCGAAGCCGCGGCAGCGCGGATGGTCCGGGAGGTCTTGGCCGCCAGCGGCGATGCGGAAGGGGTGCTCCTGCACTTCGCCGGATCTGCCTCCCCGGAGGAATCCACGGTGCTGCGCAGGATCCTCCGCCGAGGTGGCCTGACATGACCGTCGCCCTGGTGTTGATGACAAGTGCCGCCCTCATTGGTGTCGCCGGACCGGCATGTCTGCGACCGACCGTGCGTCCCACGTTGCTGCCCGCCGCCGCGCTGGCGGCATGGCTCGGAGCCCTGATGGCCTTCCTGGTGCTCACGGCGTTGTCCGCGACGTTGCTGCTCTTTCCTCACGTACTGGACACCCGCGGTGTCACGACGCTGGTGGGCGGATGCCTGAGCGGAACCATCCCGCACTCATCTTTCGGAACCCTTGTTCAGCTTGGGATCTCGCTGCTGCCGCTGACCATCCTGGCTCGGATCGCGTTCGTGGCAATGCGCAGCCTGCGCTCCGCGCGCCGGCTGCGCGCCCGTCACTTCTGGATGCTGCGGGCGGCAACGTATCGCTCCGGACAAGTC is a window from the Mycobacteroides salmoniphilum genome containing:
- a CDS encoding BlaI/MecI/CopY family transcriptional regulator gives rise to the protein MRDLFGLGEREATIMEVLWSVAEPVTVRDVLDRLDRPLAYTTVMTVLDNLHNKGHVTREKVGRAFRYRAAETREAAAARMVREVLAASGDAEGVLLHFAGSASPEESTVLRRILRRGGLT